A portion of the Limnochordia bacterium genome contains these proteins:
- a CDS encoding ABC transporter ATP-binding protein, giving the protein MSCIEVEKLQKFYGDFRAVDNISFNVPTGTVFGMLGPNGAGKSTTMEILIGLKKQTSGTVRILGLDPQKQPDKLKGSIGVQLQTAAMYPRLTVREILTLYASLYTNPLPVQEVMELVGLKDNAGAQTRTLSGGQRQRLALATALISNGDLLFLDEPTTGLDPQSRRTLWNVVLDSKNQGKTVFLTTHYMDEAERLCDYIIIVDHGRIIAQGSPQSLIEENFSERAVEFSTPLHWANSDLEDLTGVTRMQMEGDRVTLYTLDPANTVAALMEYVTSGNRVLEGFNVRTATLEDVFLKLTGRRIRPQ; this is encoded by the coding sequence GTTCGGCATGTTGGGCCCAAACGGTGCGGGAAAAAGCACGACAATGGAAATCCTCATTGGACTCAAGAAGCAAACAAGCGGCACGGTAAGAATCTTAGGTCTAGACCCGCAGAAACAGCCGGACAAACTTAAAGGATCCATCGGAGTTCAACTGCAGACTGCTGCAATGTACCCTCGCCTAACGGTTCGGGAGATCTTGACCCTTTATGCAAGCCTTTATACAAACCCACTCCCGGTGCAGGAAGTAATGGAACTTGTTGGTCTAAAGGACAATGCAGGCGCGCAAACCCGCACTCTATCCGGCGGGCAGAGACAGCGTCTTGCACTAGCCACCGCATTGATTAGCAACGGGGATCTACTGTTTTTAGACGAACCCACCACTGGATTAGATCCCCAGTCCAGACGCACCCTTTGGAACGTGGTACTAGACTCAAAGAATCAAGGGAAAACCGTGTTCTTGACCACCCACTACATGGATGAAGCGGAACGTCTTTGTGATTACATTATTATCGTGGACCACGGCCGGATCATTGCCCAGGGCTCGCCCCAATCACTTATTGAGGAGAATTTTTCTGAAAGGGCCGTTGAGTTCTCCACACCCTTGCATTGGGCTAATTCAGATCTCGAAGACCTCACAGGAGTCACACGTATGCAAATGGAAGGCGATAGAGTCACTTTGTATACTTTAGATCCAGCCAACACCGTAGCGGCATTGATGGAGTACGTCACATCAGGCAACCGAGTATTGGAGGGTTTTAACGTTCGAACCGCCACCCTTGAGGACGTCTTCCTCAAGCTAACCGGAAGGAGGATTCGTCCCCAATGA